Proteins encoded by one window of Candidatus Binatia bacterium:
- a CDS encoding urea amidolyase associated protein UAAP2: MLKESDRDPATATYRKVVPAGDYWMHVVRAGEALRIVDLEGNQAADTLFYNAADPADRYSAVDTIRAQRNVYLGVGTKLLSTGGNVLLEIVADTVGRHDTLGGACATESNTVRYALEKKTMHACRDSWLLSVAENDHLGLTKRDITHNINFFMNVPITPDGGLTFADGVSGPGKYVELVAAMDVIALISNCPQLNNPCNAWNPTPIEVLIFPPRA, encoded by the coding sequence CTGCTGAAGGAGAGCGATCGCGACCCGGCGACCGCGACCTACCGCAAGGTCGTCCCCGCCGGCGACTACTGGATGCACGTCGTGCGCGCCGGCGAGGCGCTGCGCATCGTCGACCTCGAGGGCAATCAGGCGGCGGACACGCTCTTCTACAACGCCGCCGATCCTGCCGACCGCTACAGCGCCGTCGACACGATCCGCGCGCAGCGCAACGTCTACCTCGGCGTCGGGACGAAGCTGCTGTCGACCGGCGGCAACGTGCTGCTCGAGATCGTCGCCGACACCGTCGGACGTCACGACACGCTCGGCGGCGCGTGCGCGACCGAGTCCAACACCGTCCGCTACGCGCTCGAGAAGAAGACCATGCACGCGTGCCGCGACTCGTGGCTGCTCTCGGTCGCGGAGAACGACCACCTCGGCCTCACGAAGCGCGACATCACGCACAACATCAACTTCTTCATGAACGTCCCGATCACGCCGGACGGCGGGCTCACCTTCGCCGACGGCGTGTCGGGTCCCGGCAAGTACGTCGAGCTGGTCGCGGCGATGGACGTGATCGCGCTGATCTCGAACTGCCCGCAGCTCAACAACCCGTGCAACGCCTGGAACCCGACGCCGATCGAGGTGCTGATCTTCCCGCCGCGCGCCTGA
- a CDS encoding aromatic ring-hydroxylating dioxygenase subunit alpha has protein sequence MLSTRGMVALATSFDISAPPLTFEEYLRTWTPTPIEHARTFPAFMYTDPAVFELERTRFFARRWLYVAHVDELPAPSTYVATSVAGFPILVVRDKKGTLRAFHNVCPHRAAPVAQGCGEASIFTCPYHAWWFDQEGRCGGAPGIDKLPWFRKEDNGLAPLKLETWGPFIFVNLDPAAGPLAEQMGDLGEVFAGVRFEEWKRVYAKDYFTDSNWKLYVENNAEFYHEPFVHKSVYGTNDVSWNNSHHLITAEVHDFSYRQYTPFAPDSPELTGGMPRATMKLDMDERWLRGSSIMSFWPNFAWIVNPNLVIIYLVDPQSVTRTRVRWEWLVPDTPEALAEENLKPLRELYDQVQQEDMDLLPQVQMVANSPGYIRGPFFPQKELGVHRFDELLMEHLTGRR, from the coding sequence TTGCTCTCGACGCGCGGCATGGTCGCTCTCGCCACTTCGTTCGACATCAGCGCGCCGCCGCTGACCTTCGAGGAGTACCTGCGCACCTGGACGCCGACGCCGATCGAGCACGCGCGGACGTTCCCCGCGTTCATGTACACCGACCCCGCGGTGTTCGAGCTCGAGCGCACGCGCTTCTTCGCGCGCCGCTGGCTCTACGTCGCGCACGTCGACGAGCTGCCCGCTCCGAGCACGTACGTCGCGACCAGCGTCGCCGGCTTCCCGATCCTCGTCGTGCGCGACAAGAAGGGCACGCTGCGCGCGTTCCACAACGTCTGTCCGCACCGCGCAGCACCGGTCGCGCAGGGCTGCGGCGAGGCGTCGATCTTCACCTGCCCGTATCACGCCTGGTGGTTCGATCAGGAAGGACGCTGCGGCGGCGCGCCCGGCATCGACAAGCTGCCGTGGTTCCGCAAGGAGGACAACGGCCTGGCACCCCTGAAGCTCGAGACCTGGGGGCCGTTCATCTTCGTCAACCTCGACCCGGCGGCGGGACCGCTCGCGGAGCAGATGGGCGACCTCGGCGAGGTCTTCGCCGGCGTGCGCTTCGAGGAGTGGAAGCGCGTCTACGCCAAGGACTACTTCACCGACTCGAACTGGAAGCTCTACGTCGAGAACAACGCGGAGTTCTACCACGAGCCGTTCGTCCACAAGTCGGTGTACGGGACCAACGACGTGTCGTGGAACAACAGCCACCACCTGATCACCGCCGAGGTCCACGACTTCTCGTACCGCCAGTACACGCCGTTCGCGCCCGACAGCCCGGAGCTCACCGGCGGCATGCCGCGCGCGACGATGAAGCTCGACATGGACGAGCGCTGGCTGCGCGGCAGCTCGATCATGAGCTTCTGGCCGAACTTCGCGTGGATCGTGAACCCGAACCTGGTGATCATCTACCTCGTCGACCCGCAGTCGGTGACGCGCACGCGCGTGCGCTGGGAGTGGCTCGTGCCCGACACGCCCGAGGCGCTCGCCGAGGAGAACCTGAAGCCGCTGCGTGAGCTCTACGACCAGGTGCAGCAGGAGGACATGGATCTCCTGCCGCAGGTGCAGATGGTCGCCAACTCGCCCGGATACATCCGCGGCCCGTTCTTCCCGCAGAAGGAGCTCGGCGTGCACCGTTTCGACGAGCTTCTGATGGAGCACCTCACCGGACGTCGCTGA
- a CDS encoding urea amidolyase associated protein UAAP1, which translates to MDEPRGHEPGELLWAEEIPGGKHWSFVLRRGTLLRLVDLTGDANVGMLFYNPANPLERYNAPDTLKCQHTFKLTRGNCLYSDMGRIFCSIVDDTVGWHDTACGTSTRAMIAERWGLKSYQEHRNDWTLAGYESFLVEAGKYGLGRRDLAANVNWFSKVTVAEDGAMTYVPGNSKPGDHVDLRFEMDTLVLFHTCPHPLDPSPEYPRRPIRYELRVAPPVADDDFARRSRPENERGFENNRLYHLLDRGGASCC; encoded by the coding sequence ATGGACGAACCGCGAGGACACGAGCCCGGCGAGCTGCTCTGGGCCGAGGAGATTCCCGGCGGCAAGCACTGGTCCTTCGTCCTGCGCCGGGGCACGCTGCTGCGCCTCGTCGACCTCACCGGCGACGCGAACGTCGGGATGCTCTTCTACAACCCGGCGAATCCGCTCGAGCGCTACAACGCGCCCGACACGCTCAAGTGCCAGCACACCTTCAAGCTGACGCGCGGCAACTGTCTCTACTCCGACATGGGCCGCATCTTCTGCTCGATCGTCGACGACACGGTCGGCTGGCACGACACCGCGTGCGGCACGTCGACGCGCGCGATGATCGCCGAGCGCTGGGGCCTCAAATCCTACCAGGAGCATCGCAACGACTGGACGCTCGCCGGCTACGAGAGCTTCCTCGTCGAGGCCGGCAAGTACGGCCTCGGCCGGCGTGACCTCGCAGCGAACGTCAACTGGTTCAGCAAGGTGACGGTCGCCGAGGACGGCGCGATGACCTACGTCCCCGGCAACTCGAAGCCCGGCGACCACGTCGACCTGCGCTTCGAGATGGACACGCTGGTGCTCTTCCACACCTGCCCGCACCCGCTCGATCCGTCGCCCGAGTACCCGCGCCGTCCGATCCGCTACGAGCTGCGCGTCGCACCACCGGTCGCGGACGACGACTTCGCGCGCCGCTCGCGACCGGAGAACGAGCGCGGCTTCGAGAACAACCGCCTCTACCACCTGCTCGATCGCGGGGGTGCGTCATGCTGCTGA
- a CDS encoding acyl-CoA dehydrogenase family protein produces MDLMLSADQEAIQTSVREFLDGELPMSRVRELAQAGPDALAPLWRSAGELGFFGLAVAEAQGGAGYAITEEMVLFEELGRVLAPGPWLGSVLAARALAAHGGKRDELARVLHGEIRAALVDGTAAASSLVARDGELTGQALYVPDSEGAAAFLVLAPEAVLWVPASAAVAVEPRPSLDPTRRIAHVRFSAARADVLAGGDASRALRRAAAVLSCAEAVGGIQRTVEMSVEYAKVRKQFDRPIGSFQAVKHRCADMAVRAEVARSSTTYAVVSVRDGAADQDFQVSVAKILCAGAYLQNAADNVQNHGGMGFTWECDAHLYVKRARSFDVAFGSRLEQLDRLAAGFRAA; encoded by the coding sequence ATGGACTTGATGCTCAGCGCCGATCAGGAGGCGATCCAGACCTCGGTGCGCGAGTTCCTCGACGGCGAGCTGCCGATGTCGCGCGTGCGCGAGCTCGCACAGGCGGGACCGGACGCGCTCGCGCCGCTGTGGCGCAGCGCGGGCGAGCTCGGCTTCTTCGGCCTCGCCGTCGCCGAGGCGCAGGGTGGCGCGGGCTACGCGATCACCGAGGAGATGGTGCTCTTCGAGGAGCTCGGCCGCGTGCTCGCGCCCGGGCCGTGGCTCGGCTCGGTGCTCGCGGCGCGCGCGCTCGCCGCGCACGGCGGCAAGCGCGACGAGCTCGCGCGCGTGCTGCACGGCGAGATCCGCGCAGCACTCGTCGACGGCACCGCGGCCGCGAGCTCGCTCGTCGCGCGTGACGGCGAGCTGACCGGCCAGGCGCTCTACGTCCCGGACTCCGAGGGTGCCGCCGCGTTCCTGGTCCTCGCGCCGGAGGCGGTGCTGTGGGTTCCCGCGTCGGCCGCGGTCGCGGTCGAGCCGCGCCCGAGCCTCGATCCGACCCGCCGCATCGCGCACGTCCGCTTCAGCGCGGCGCGCGCCGACGTGCTCGCCGGCGGCGACGCGTCACGCGCGCTGCGGCGCGCAGCGGCGGTGCTGTCGTGCGCCGAGGCGGTCGGCGGCATCCAGCGCACGGTCGAGATGTCGGTCGAGTACGCGAAGGTGAGAAAGCAGTTCGACCGGCCGATCGGCAGCTTCCAGGCCGTCAAGCACCGCTGCGCCGACATGGCGGTGCGCGCCGAGGTGGCGCGCTCGTCGACGACCTACGCCGTGGTCTCGGTGCGCGACGGCGCGGCCGATCAGGACTTCCAGGTGTCGGTCGCGAAGATCCTGTGCGCGGGCGCCTACCTGCAGAACGCCGCCGACAACGTGCAGAACCACGGCGGCATGGGCTTCACCTGGGAGTGCGACGCGCACCTCTACGTGAAGCGCGCGCGCAGCTTCGACGTCGCCTTCGGCTCGCGCCTCGAGCAGCTCGATCGTCTCGCGGCGGGGTTCCGCGCCGCCTGA
- the atzF gene encoding allophanate hydrolase, with amino-acid sequence MSADVFTIDALARAYDDGADPADVVAAAYERIAACPDPAVWITLRPRDEVLAEARALPRTTPRPPLWGVPCAVKDNIDVADLPTTCACPPFAYRPERDAPVVARLRAAGALVLGKTNLDQFATGLVGVRSPYGAPRCVFDERHVSGGSSSGSAVAVARRLVAFALGTDTAGSGRVPAAFNHLVGIKPTRGLLSTTGVVPACRSLDCVSVFAATVADGDLVRRVAQALDPEDPYSRAPQPRALRALPEDGAVIGVLADADREFFGDDASAALYARAVEGAAAAGFGVREIDWAPFRDAARLLYGGAWVAERLAALEEALAAHEAAFDPAVREILVQAKGVTAPDAFRAVHRLAELARRAEATWREVDFLLLPTAPTIYRVDAVQADPLRLNANLGTYTNFVNLLDCCAVAVPAGFTPAGLPFGVTLVAPPFCDDALAVAADRLHRLLAPTWGAERLPLPEARPPGPSPDATVDVAVVGAHLSGEPLNPALVSRGARLVARTRTAADYRLFALPGTTPAKPGLVREPGFAGPGIEVEVWRLSSTMFGGLVAEVPPPLAIGSVTLESGAVVHGFVCEAWAVAGAEDITAHGGWKAYLRTLRGG; translated from the coding sequence GTGAGCGCCGACGTCTTCACCATCGACGCGCTTGCACGCGCCTACGACGACGGCGCCGATCCCGCGGACGTCGTCGCCGCGGCCTACGAGCGGATCGCCGCCTGCCCGGACCCCGCGGTGTGGATCACGCTGCGGCCGCGCGACGAGGTGCTGGCGGAAGCGCGCGCGCTGCCGCGCACGACGCCGCGGCCGCCGCTCTGGGGCGTGCCGTGCGCCGTCAAGGACAACATCGACGTTGCCGACCTGCCGACGACCTGCGCCTGTCCGCCGTTCGCCTATCGTCCCGAGCGCGACGCGCCGGTGGTCGCGCGCCTTCGCGCCGCGGGCGCGCTCGTCCTCGGCAAGACCAACCTCGACCAGTTCGCGACCGGCCTCGTCGGCGTGCGCTCGCCGTACGGCGCGCCGCGCTGCGTGTTCGACGAGCGCCACGTCTCCGGCGGCTCGAGCTCGGGCTCGGCGGTCGCGGTCGCGCGCAGGCTCGTCGCGTTCGCGCTCGGCACCGACACCGCGGGCTCGGGACGCGTGCCCGCGGCGTTCAACCATCTGGTCGGCATCAAGCCGACGCGCGGGCTGCTGAGCACGACGGGAGTGGTGCCGGCCTGCCGCTCGCTCGACTGCGTGAGCGTGTTCGCCGCGACCGTCGCCGACGGCGACCTCGTCCGCCGCGTCGCGCAGGCGCTCGATCCCGAGGACCCGTACTCCCGCGCGCCGCAGCCGCGCGCCTTGCGCGCTCTGCCGGAGGACGGCGCGGTCATCGGCGTCCTCGCCGACGCGGACCGCGAGTTCTTCGGGGACGACGCGTCCGCCGCGCTCTACGCGCGCGCCGTCGAGGGTGCCGCCGCCGCGGGCTTCGGCGTGCGCGAGATCGACTGGGCGCCGTTTCGCGACGCGGCGCGCCTGCTCTACGGCGGCGCCTGGGTCGCCGAGCGCCTCGCGGCGCTGGAGGAGGCGCTCGCCGCGCACGAAGCGGCCTTCGACCCGGCGGTGCGCGAGATCCTCGTGCAGGCGAAGGGCGTCACGGCCCCCGACGCGTTCCGCGCCGTGCACCGCCTCGCCGAGCTCGCGCGGCGCGCCGAGGCGACCTGGCGCGAGGTCGACTTCCTGCTGCTGCCCACCGCGCCGACCATCTACCGCGTCGACGCCGTGCAGGCGGACCCGCTGCGCCTCAACGCCAACCTCGGCACCTACACCAACTTCGTGAACCTGCTCGACTGCTGCGCGGTCGCCGTGCCGGCGGGCTTCACGCCGGCCGGGCTGCCGTTCGGCGTCACGCTGGTCGCGCCGCCCTTCTGCGACGACGCGCTCGCCGTCGCCGCCGACCGCCTGCACCGCCTGCTCGCGCCGACCTGGGGCGCCGAGCGCCTGCCGCTGCCCGAGGCGCGGCCGCCCGGACCGTCCCCGGACGCGACGGTCGACGTCGCGGTGGTCGGCGCCCACCTGAGCGGCGAGCCGCTCAACCCCGCGCTGGTCTCGCGCGGCGCGCGGCTCGTCGCGCGCACGCGCACCGCAGCGGACTACCGCCTCTTCGCCCTCCCCGGCACCACGCCGGCGAAGCCCGGCCTGGTCCGCGAGCCCGGCTTCGCCGGCCCGGGCATCGAGGTCGAGGTGTGGCGACTATCAAGCACAATGTTCGGTGGGCTGGTGGCCGAGGTGCCGCCGCCGCTCGCCATCGGCAGCGTCACCCTCGAAAGCGGGGCGGTCGTGCACGGCTTCGTGTGCGAGGCGTGGGCCGTCGCCGGCGCCGAGGACATCACGGCGCACGGCGGCTGGAAGGCCTACCTGCGCACGCTCCGTGGCGGGTGA
- the uca gene encoding urea carboxylase, producing MFRKVLIANRGAIACRIVRTLDRLGVASVAIYSEADRHARHVALAGEAVCVGPPPAAQSYLDVDRVVAACKATGADAVHPGYGFLSENLEFAERLAAEGIRFIGPRPEHIRAFGSKHAARDAAAACDVPLLPGSGLLTSVEQARREAERIGYPVMLKSSAGGGGIGLQLCHGPDELDSLLATVRRLSLANFKDDAVYLEKYVERARHVEVQIFGDGRGTVVALGERDCSLQRRNQKVLEETPAPDLPPATRAAMLDAAVRLGRSVAYESAGTVEFIYDRAEDRFYFLEVNTRLQVEHGVTEEVTGVDLVEWMVRQAAGDLPPLETLVPEPRGAAIEVRLYAEDPGKGFLPCAGRLTHVALPEDARVDGWVESGTEVTPYYDPMLAKLIVRGENRDEALRRLRDALAATELHGIATNLHYLRAIAASPMLEAGEVSTRALAAFDDASPTIDVLAPGAQSSLQDWPGRVGYWDVGVPPSGPMDPLSHRLANRLLGNPSDAATLEMTLSGPTLRFRCATWICLTGAEMPATLDGTPVPWFTPVEVAPGQVLAVGAVAGPGQRAYLAVRNGFDAPLYLGSRATFSLGGFGGHATGVLRAGDVLHVRREGAIAPPYPGPLPDALRPELGREWRLGVLYGPHGAPDFFTERDVATLFEAEYEVHFNSARTGVRLIGPKPEWARPDGGEAGLHPSNIHDNAYAVGTLDFTGDMPILLGPDGPSLGGFVCPVTVVQAELWKLGQLKAGDRVRFVRLDAADAERLRAVQDRAIETLAEPATTPLPPSRSGGDAEQAIVRRTEVRGTAVCIRRCGDDYLLVELGEPALDLTLRFQVHALMESIARERPEGLLDLTPGIRSLQLHFDARVLPMPRVLALLDEHLAALPAVDAIEVPTRIVHMPLSWDDEAARLAMRKYQELVRPDAPWCPSNLEFIRRINGLPDEDAVKQIVFGASYLVLGLGDVYLGAPVATPVDPRHRLVTTKYNPARTWTPENAVGIGGAYLCVYGMEGPGGYQLVGRTVQVWNTWRQTSSFTDGKPWLLRFFDEIRFFPVDGCELLEAREAFLHGAYELRIEPSTFRLADHLRFLEAERDSIARFKQRQQAAFAEERRRWQELGLATYVADDDVPPPTDDEPQLADGHAAVTSPVPGNVWKVLVEPGERVAAGQVVVVLESMKMEMEVVAPSAGIVAEIGCQPGRTVQAGQRLMVLAEAA from the coding sequence ATGTTCCGCAAGGTCCTGATCGCCAACCGCGGCGCGATCGCGTGCCGCATCGTGCGCACGCTCGACCGCCTCGGCGTCGCGAGCGTCGCGATCTACTCGGAAGCCGACCGCCACGCGCGCCACGTCGCGCTCGCGGGCGAGGCGGTGTGCGTCGGCCCGCCGCCGGCCGCGCAGAGCTACCTCGACGTCGATCGCGTCGTCGCGGCGTGCAAGGCGACCGGCGCGGACGCCGTCCACCCCGGCTACGGCTTTCTCAGCGAGAACCTCGAGTTCGCCGAGCGTCTCGCCGCGGAGGGCATCCGCTTCATCGGTCCGCGCCCCGAGCACATCCGCGCCTTCGGCTCGAAGCACGCGGCGCGCGACGCGGCGGCCGCGTGCGATGTGCCGCTGCTGCCCGGCAGCGGCTTGCTGACGAGCGTCGAGCAGGCGCGCCGCGAGGCCGAGCGCATCGGCTACCCGGTGATGCTCAAGAGCTCGGCCGGCGGCGGCGGCATCGGGCTGCAGCTCTGCCACGGACCAGACGAGCTCGACTCGCTGCTCGCCACCGTCAGGCGCCTGAGCCTCGCCAACTTCAAGGACGACGCCGTCTACCTCGAGAAGTACGTCGAGCGCGCGCGGCACGTCGAGGTGCAGATCTTCGGCGACGGCCGCGGCACGGTGGTCGCGCTCGGCGAGCGCGACTGCTCGCTGCAGCGCCGCAATCAGAAAGTCCTCGAGGAGACGCCGGCGCCCGACCTGCCTCCCGCGACGCGCGCCGCGATGCTGGACGCCGCGGTACGCCTCGGGCGCAGCGTCGCCTACGAGTCCGCGGGCACGGTCGAGTTCATCTACGATCGCGCGGAGGATCGCTTCTACTTCCTCGAGGTCAACACGCGCCTGCAGGTCGAGCACGGCGTCACCGAGGAGGTGACGGGCGTCGACCTCGTCGAGTGGATGGTGCGTCAGGCGGCGGGCGATCTGCCGCCGCTCGAAACGCTCGTGCCCGAGCCGCGCGGCGCGGCGATCGAGGTGCGGCTCTATGCGGAGGATCCGGGCAAGGGCTTCCTGCCCTGCGCCGGACGCTTGACGCACGTCGCGCTGCCGGAGGACGCGCGCGTCGACGGCTGGGTCGAGAGCGGCACCGAGGTGACGCCGTACTACGACCCGATGCTCGCCAAGCTCATCGTGCGCGGCGAGAACCGAGACGAAGCGCTGCGCCGCCTGCGCGACGCGCTCGCTGCGACCGAGCTGCACGGCATCGCGACCAACCTGCACTATCTGCGCGCGATCGCGGCGTCGCCGATGCTCGAGGCGGGCGAGGTGAGCACGCGCGCGCTCGCCGCCTTCGACGACGCCTCGCCGACGATCGACGTCCTCGCGCCCGGCGCGCAGAGCAGCCTGCAGGACTGGCCGGGGCGCGTCGGCTACTGGGACGTCGGCGTGCCGCCGAGCGGGCCGATGGACCCGCTCTCGCACCGGCTCGCGAACCGTCTGCTCGGCAACCCGTCGGATGCGGCGACGCTCGAGATGACCCTCTCGGGTCCGACTCTGCGCTTCCGCTGCGCGACCTGGATATGCTTGACGGGTGCCGAGATGCCGGCCACGCTCGACGGCACGCCGGTGCCGTGGTTCACGCCGGTCGAGGTCGCGCCGGGCCAGGTGCTGGCGGTCGGCGCCGTCGCCGGCCCCGGGCAGCGCGCCTACCTCGCGGTGCGCAACGGCTTCGACGCGCCGCTCTACCTCGGGAGCCGCGCGACGTTCTCGCTCGGCGGCTTCGGCGGCCACGCGACCGGCGTGCTGCGCGCGGGCGACGTGCTGCACGTGCGCCGCGAGGGTGCCATCGCGCCGCCCTACCCGGGCCCGCTGCCGGACGCGCTGCGCCCCGAGCTCGGGCGCGAGTGGCGCCTCGGCGTCCTCTACGGCCCGCACGGCGCGCCCGACTTCTTCACCGAGCGCGACGTCGCGACGCTGTTCGAAGCCGAGTACGAGGTGCACTTCAACAGCGCGCGCACCGGCGTGCGCCTGATCGGGCCGAAGCCCGAGTGGGCGCGTCCCGACGGCGGAGAGGCTGGGCTGCACCCGTCGAACATCCACGACAACGCCTACGCGGTCGGCACGCTCGACTTCACCGGCGACATGCCGATCCTGCTCGGACCCGACGGCCCGAGCCTCGGCGGCTTCGTCTGCCCGGTGACGGTCGTGCAGGCCGAGCTGTGGAAGCTCGGGCAGCTCAAGGCGGGTGACCGCGTGCGCTTCGTGCGCCTGGACGCCGCCGACGCCGAGCGCCTGCGCGCAGTACAGGATCGCGCGATCGAGACGCTCGCGGAACCCGCGACGACGCCGCTGCCCCCGTCGCGCAGCGGCGGCGACGCCGAGCAGGCGATCGTGCGTCGCACGGAAGTGCGGGGCACGGCGGTCTGCATCCGCCGCTGCGGCGACGACTACCTGCTGGTCGAGCTCGGCGAGCCGGCGCTCGATCTGACGCTGCGCTTCCAGGTGCACGCGCTGATGGAGTCGATCGCGCGCGAGCGCCCCGAGGGCCTCCTCGATCTGACGCCCGGCATCCGTTCGCTGCAGCTCCACTTCGACGCGCGCGTGTTGCCGATGCCGCGCGTGCTCGCGCTGCTCGACGAGCACCTCGCGGCGCTCCCCGCGGTCGACGCGATCGAGGTGCCGACGCGCATCGTGCACATGCCGCTCTCGTGGGACGACGAGGCGGCCCGGCTCGCGATGCGCAAGTACCAGGAGCTCGTGCGTCCGGACGCGCCGTGGTGTCCGTCGAACCTCGAGTTCATCCGGCGGATCAACGGTCTGCCCGACGAGGACGCCGTCAAGCAAATCGTCTTCGGCGCGAGCTACCTGGTCCTCGGGCTCGGCGACGTCTACCTCGGCGCGCCGGTCGCGACCCCGGTCGACCCGCGCCACCGTCTGGTGACGACCAAGTACAACCCGGCGCGCACCTGGACGCCGGAGAACGCGGTCGGCATCGGCGGCGCGTACCTCTGCGTCTACGGCATGGAGGGCCCCGGCGGCTACCAGCTCGTCGGCCGCACGGTGCAGGTGTGGAACACCTGGCGGCAGACGTCGAGCTTCACCGACGGCAAGCCCTGGCTGCTGCGCTTCTTCGACGAGATCCGCTTCTTCCCGGTCGACGGATGCGAGCTGCTCGAAGCGCGCGAAGCGTTCCTGCACGGCGCCTACGAGCTGCGCATCGAGCCCTCGACCTTCCGCCTCGCCGACCACCTGCGGTTCCTCGAAGCCGAGCGCGACTCGATCGCGCGCTTCAAGCAGCGTCAGCAGGCGGCGTTCGCGGAGGAGCGCCGGCGCTGGCAGGAGCTCGGCCTCGCGACCTACGTCGCCGACGACGACGTCCCGCCGCCGACCGACGACGAGCCGCAGCTCGCCGACGGCCACGCCGCGGTGACCTCGCCCGTGCCGGGCAACGTCTGGAAGGTGCTCGTCGAGCCGGGCGAGCGCGTCGCCGCCGGACAGGTGGTGGTCGTGCTCGAGTCGATGAAGATGGAGATGGAGGTCGTCGCGCCGAGCGCGGGGATCGTCGCCGAGATCGGCTGCCAGCCGGGTCGGACCGTGCAGGCCGGCCAGCGCCTGATGGTGCTGGCGGAGGCGGCGTGA